In one Catenovulum adriaticum genomic region, the following are encoded:
- a CDS encoding TrkH family potassium uptake protein, with the protein MKYRAITRILGILVGIFSIFMLPPALISLIYKDGGGLAFLLAFITTVFGGLLLWYPNRNDRSDLKAREGFLIVVLFWSVLGLVGALPFSFLDTPSISMADAIFESFSGLTTTGATVLTGLDNYPKAVLFYRQQLQWFGGMGIIVLAVAILPMLGIGGLQLYRAEIPGPVKDSKMTPRIADTAKHLWFIYLALTIVCAVAYWIAGMSAFDAICHSFSTIAIGGFSTHDASIGYFNSPWINWICIIFLLISGVNFALHYGVLKSRSILNYLKDPEFKVFLGIQLAITLVSFWVLLDNQVYQSPETALNQAAFQAVSISTTAGFATDTFSQWPLFLPILLIFSSFIGGCAGSTGGGLKVVRVILLYLQGVRELNRLVHPKAVYSIKLGRKALPDKVIDAVWGFFSAYALVFVVIMISLIATGLDDLTAFSATVACLNNLGPGLGAVSAHFGDIPDAAKNILVVAMIFGRLEIFTLLVLFTPTFWRS; encoded by the coding sequence ATGAAATATCGCGCTATCACCCGAATATTAGGCATCTTGGTTGGCATTTTTAGCATTTTTATGTTGCCTCCGGCTTTGATCTCACTGATTTATAAAGATGGCGGCGGGCTTGCGTTTTTATTAGCGTTTATCACCACTGTGTTTGGTGGTTTATTGTTATGGTATCCAAATAGAAATGACAGAAGCGATTTAAAAGCGCGGGAAGGCTTTTTAATTGTTGTATTATTTTGGTCTGTTTTGGGATTAGTGGGGGCGTTGCCTTTTTCGTTTTTAGATACGCCTAGTATTTCAATGGCGGATGCGATATTTGAGAGTTTTTCAGGTCTTACTACAACAGGCGCAACTGTATTAACAGGGTTAGATAATTACCCTAAAGCCGTCTTGTTTTATCGCCAGCAATTACAATGGTTTGGCGGGATGGGGATTATTGTTTTAGCGGTGGCGATTTTGCCTATGTTAGGCATAGGTGGCTTGCAGTTATATCGAGCCGAGATCCCCGGCCCGGTTAAAGACTCAAAAATGACCCCCCGAATTGCAGATACAGCCAAACATTTATGGTTTATTTATTTAGCTTTAACTATTGTTTGTGCTGTGGCTTATTGGATAGCCGGAATGAGTGCGTTTGATGCTATTTGCCATTCATTCTCCACCATAGCAATCGGCGGGTTTTCAACTCATGATGCCAGTATAGGTTATTTTAATAGCCCGTGGATTAATTGGATTTGTATTATCTTTTTATTAATTTCTGGGGTTAACTTTGCTCTGCACTACGGGGTATTAAAAAGCCGTTCTATTTTAAATTACTTGAAAGATCCCGAATTTAAAGTTTTTTTAGGAATTCAGTTGGCTATTACGCTCGTTTCGTTTTGGGTGTTATTAGATAATCAGGTTTATCAATCACCTGAAACTGCGTTAAATCAAGCAGCTTTTCAGGCGGTATCTATTAGTACAACGGCAGGTTTTGCTACTGATACTTTTTCACAGTGGCCCTTGTTTTTGCCTATATTGCTCATCTTTTCAAGCTTTATCGGTGGCTGTGCGGGTTCTACTGGTGGTGGTTTAAAGGTAGTGCGGGTGATTTTATTGTACTTGCAAGGTGTGCGTGAACTGAACCGTTTGGTGCATCCTAAAGCGGTTTATTCAATTAAACTTGGTCGAAAAGCACTACCGGATAAGGTAATAGATGCGGTTTGGGGGTTTTTCTCAGCTTATGCGTTAGTGTTTGTGGTGATTATGATTTCGTTAATAGCGACAGGATTAGATGACTTAACCGCATTTTCTGCAACCGTTGCCTGTTTAAATAACCTTGGCCCAGGGTTAGGCGCTGTTTCTGCTCATTTTGGTGATATTCCAGATGCCGCAAAAAATATTTTAGTCGTAGCTATGATATTTGGTCGGCTTGAGATATTTACTTTGCTGGTTTTATTTACACCAACCTTTTGGCGTTCATAA
- a CDS encoding YigZ family protein, whose protein sequence is MSNAYWIPEDFHQVEEIIKNSRFITQVYPVKSADQAKDIIKTVKAEYPDARHHCSAFIASSPADFNQVGFSDDGEPSGTAGKPMLAVLQGAGIGQILVISIRYFGGVKLGTGGLVKAYAGGVKLALSNLKTRWMIPKNYYQLVCEYGQWDQIQYWLAQLDGDIVETQYSDKVELLLALTEANSDNLQTKLNDMQLTLKRIKQK, encoded by the coding sequence ATGTCAAATGCCTACTGGATACCTGAAGATTTTCATCAGGTCGAAGAAATAATTAAAAATAGTCGATTTATTACTCAGGTGTATCCTGTTAAATCTGCCGATCAAGCTAAAGATATAATTAAAACGGTTAAAGCTGAGTATCCGGATGCTCGACACCATTGTTCTGCTTTTATTGCTTCAAGTCCGGCAGATTTTAACCAAGTAGGGTTTTCAGATGATGGAGAACCTAGCGGAACAGCTGGAAAACCTATGCTGGCAGTTTTGCAAGGTGCTGGTATAGGTCAAATTTTGGTTATATCTATTCGTTACTTTGGTGGCGTAAAGTTAGGTACAGGTGGATTGGTTAAGGCGTATGCCGGTGGTGTTAAGCTTGCGCTAAGTAACCTGAAAACTCGCTGGATGATTCCCAAAAATTATTATCAATTGGTTTGTGAATATGGACAATGGGATCAAATTCAATATTGGTTAGCTCAACTAGATGGCGATATTGTTGAAACTCAATACTCAGATAAAGTTGAATTGTTGCTTGCGCTAACTGAAGCGAACAGCGACAATTTACAAACTAAATTAAATGACATGCAGCTTACTTTAAAGCGAATAAAGCAGAAATAA
- a CDS encoding c-type cytochrome: MKKTSIALAMFFGLTAASQASSISGDADAGKAKSVTCAACHSVDGNSVIPANPKLAGQSAEYLYKQLKDFKLAVSTGGEEGRSNAIMAGMVAPLSDQDMKDLSVYFAAQETSVGSTPEDMIAKAQQLYRAGDAKRGLTACTACHGPTGNGMGLAGFPKLSGQNQAYIEAQLKAFRSGQRKNDLNGMMQDIAAKLSDQDIKLLSNYVAGLH, from the coding sequence ATGAAGAAAACTTCAATTGCATTAGCGATGTTTTTTGGTCTGACCGCAGCTAGTCAGGCATCTAGTATTTCAGGCGATGCCGACGCAGGTAAAGCAAAATCAGTAACATGCGCAGCTTGCCATAGTGTTGACGGTAACAGCGTTATTCCAGCAAATCCTAAATTAGCGGGTCAAAGCGCTGAATATCTTTATAAACAACTAAAAGATTTTAAACTAGCCGTCTCTACCGGTGGTGAAGAAGGCCGCTCAAACGCAATAATGGCAGGCATGGTTGCACCGTTATCTGACCAAGATATGAAAGATTTATCAGTCTATTTTGCAGCTCAAGAAACAAGTGTCGGCTCAACGCCAGAAGATATGATAGCAAAAGCCCAGCAATTATACCGTGCAGGCGACGCCAAACGCGGCTTAACAGCTTGTACTGCTTGTCATGGTCCAACTGGTAACGGTATGGGATTAGCTGGTTTTCCTAAATTATCTGGCCAAAACCAAGCCTATATTGAAGCACAGTTAAAAGCGTTTCGTAGTGGTCAGCGTAAAAATGACTTAAACGGCATGATGCAAGATATTGCGGCCAAGTTATCTGATCAAGATATAAAGTTATTATCTAATTACGTAGCGGGTTTACATTAA
- a CDS encoding LysM peptidoglycan-binding domain-containing protein has protein sequence MLKLTRIFFFTMCFVSAFSFADTLKLKSDAPERYVVKKGDTLWDISTLYLKSPWNWPKLWGMNLQIENPHLIYPGDILSLQYNSQGEPRLVVNPKSNRAKKQFKLSPGKRITPKDANAITSIPLNTIAPYLSNRRLLPASEFQFAPMVLGGDTNTKNKVTGDLIYAKGNLIANHLYGIYKQVENEQLNQNNKSLVELVLTGTARVLNSNDNVSRLTVVSNKTEIKPGERLFSMLEDQSLPAYFQLSELSSNLDAEIIASASKFREFGQHEVVTINAGSDIGLKSGHVLGVYRQSPDVLMKDGKPVYYEDADKWNQLIHKLAPDAETMPIEKIGHLVVFKAYPTASYAFVTQIQKALALGDKVNRP, from the coding sequence ATGCTTAAGTTAACTCGTATTTTTTTCTTTACTATGTGTTTTGTGAGTGCTTTTTCGTTTGCAGATACACTCAAGTTAAAATCCGATGCGCCTGAACGTTACGTCGTTAAAAAGGGTGATACCTTATGGGATATTTCCACTTTGTATTTAAAATCACCATGGAACTGGCCAAAGTTATGGGGAATGAACTTACAAATAGAAAACCCTCATTTGATTTACCCTGGCGATATTTTATCTCTTCAATATAACAGCCAAGGTGAACCTAGGTTAGTTGTTAACCCAAAATCTAATCGAGCTAAAAAACAATTTAAACTCTCGCCCGGAAAGCGAATTACCCCAAAAGATGCCAATGCAATTACTAGCATCCCGCTTAATACCATTGCACCTTACTTATCAAATCGACGATTGTTACCGGCCTCAGAGTTTCAGTTTGCTCCTATGGTGTTAGGTGGGGATACTAATACTAAAAATAAAGTCACAGGTGATTTAATTTATGCAAAAGGCAATTTAATTGCGAATCATTTGTACGGAATTTACAAACAAGTTGAAAATGAACAACTCAATCAAAATAACAAGTCTTTGGTTGAATTAGTCTTAACTGGTACAGCAAGAGTGTTGAACTCTAATGATAATGTGAGCCGATTGACGGTTGTATCTAATAAAACTGAAATCAAACCAGGTGAGCGATTATTCTCTATGTTAGAAGATCAATCATTACCAGCCTATTTTCAATTATCTGAATTATCGTCAAATTTGGATGCAGAAATTATTGCATCTGCTTCTAAGTTCCGTGAATTTGGTCAGCACGAAGTTGTTACCATTAATGCAGGGTCTGATATAGGATTAAAAAGCGGCCATGTACTTGGCGTTTACCGACAAAGCCCTGATGTATTAATGAAAGATGGCAAGCCGGTTTATTATGAAGATGCCGATAAATGGAATCAGTTAATCCACAAGTTGGCGCCTGACGCTGAAACTATGCCGATTGAAAAAATTGGACATTTAGTTGTGTTTAAAGCGTATCCAACCGCGAGTTATGCTTTTGTCACCCAAATTCAAAAAGCGTTAGCGCTGGGAGATAAAGTTAATCGACCTTAA
- the fmt gene encoding methionyl-tRNA formyltransferase has protein sequence MPLKIVFAGTPDFAARHLESLINSEHQVIAVYSQPDRPAGRGKKLQASPVKQLAQSHDIRVYQPENFKSDEAQNQLAQLNADLMVVVAYGLLLPQVILNTPKLGCINVHGSLLPRWRGAAPIQRAIWAGDKETGVTIMQMDVGLDTGDMLLSQAVPIDDSDTSASLYEKLADIGPQALLKSLEQIESQQACPIKQDDDSANYAKKLNKTEALIDWSLAAKQLERNVRAFTPWPMAYFKLNDTAIKVHQANLVNLDNNHPPGTILQVDKTGVIVQTGNQALKLTQLQLPGKKALPVADILNARQDWFLQGAQL, from the coding sequence TTGCCTTTGAAAATAGTTTTTGCAGGAACGCCTGACTTCGCTGCGCGCCATTTAGAATCCTTGATAAACTCAGAGCATCAAGTGATTGCCGTTTATAGTCAACCTGACAGACCAGCGGGTCGTGGTAAAAAATTACAAGCTTCGCCCGTAAAGCAGCTAGCCCAATCGCATGATATAAGGGTGTATCAACCTGAAAATTTTAAATCAGACGAAGCGCAAAACCAGCTAGCCCAATTAAATGCAGATTTAATGGTTGTGGTCGCTTATGGGCTATTATTGCCTCAGGTTATCTTAAACACGCCTAAATTAGGTTGCATCAATGTACATGGCTCCTTATTACCAAGATGGCGAGGAGCCGCCCCAATTCAAAGAGCAATTTGGGCTGGTGACAAAGAAACCGGAGTGACCATTATGCAAATGGATGTAGGCTTAGACACGGGTGATATGTTGCTATCCCAAGCTGTACCCATTGACGATTCAGATACATCTGCAAGCTTATATGAAAAACTAGCTGATATAGGTCCACAAGCTTTACTTAAATCGCTCGAACAAATTGAAAGCCAACAAGCTTGCCCAATAAAACAAGATGATGACTCAGCTAACTATGCAAAAAAACTCAATAAAACAGAGGCGCTTATTGATTGGTCATTAGCAGCCAAACAATTAGAGAGAAATGTCCGTGCTTTTACACCTTGGCCAATGGCGTATTTTAAGTTAAATGATACGGCAATAAAGGTACACCAAGCCAACTTAGTTAACCTTGATAACAACCATCCCCCCGGCACTATTTTGCAAGTAGACAAAACTGGCGTAATAGTTCAAACCGGAAATCAAGCTCTCAAGTTAACCCAACTGCAGCTACCCGGTAAAAAAGCTTTACCTGTTGCTGATATTTTAAATGCCAGACAAGATTGGTTTCTTCAAGGAGCTCAACTTTGA
- the rsmB gene encoding 16S rRNA (cytosine(967)-C(5))-methyltransferase RsmB — protein MSINTRAISANIIYSVLDKQQSLSQCFEQHTNTLTASQRGQCQDFVYGVLRQYSQFNYFINQLTHTKIKPEFNLVRYLIAIGFYQIDQERVADHAAVGETVEACKQLNFSGFSSLVNALLRSYQREQQSLNEKLNAAPAQITSAHPDWLLKRLKTAYPKGWKKIIKQNLAKPPFWIRINQRKQTTDDFIQKLTAAEIPFTQDNKQAETLLLDNAVSVDTLPDFFEGSCSVQDAAAQQAARLLGAMDGEKILDACAAPGGKTAHILEMANVECDALDIDEKRLNRVSQTMQRLNLNCNILQGDASKNDWWDGQQYDRILLDAPCSATGVIRRHPDILYLRKDSDIKALSELQQEILKNMWSLLKPGGVLLYATCSILPDENKKQITQFLNSQQDAKLDPIFSSENIEDPGWQILPGSQNMDGFYYARLIKQS, from the coding sequence TTGAGCATAAATACCCGAGCTATCAGCGCCAATATTATTTATTCTGTATTAGATAAACAGCAGTCGCTAAGCCAATGTTTTGAGCAACATACCAACACATTAACAGCCAGCCAACGAGGCCAATGCCAAGACTTTGTTTATGGTGTTTTACGCCAATATAGCCAGTTTAATTATTTTATAAACCAGTTAACCCACACTAAAATCAAACCTGAATTTAACTTAGTGCGATACTTAATTGCGATTGGTTTTTATCAAATAGATCAGGAAAGAGTGGCCGACCATGCCGCGGTAGGTGAAACTGTTGAAGCTTGCAAACAGCTTAATTTTAGTGGGTTTTCTAGCTTAGTTAATGCATTACTACGCAGCTACCAGCGAGAACAACAAAGCTTAAATGAAAAGCTCAATGCAGCTCCAGCACAAATAACGAGTGCGCATCCAGACTGGCTGCTAAAAAGATTAAAGACCGCCTACCCTAAAGGCTGGAAAAAAATCATCAAACAAAATCTAGCTAAGCCCCCATTTTGGATAAGAATAAATCAACGTAAACAAACAACAGATGATTTTATTCAAAAATTAACAGCAGCTGAAATTCCCTTCACACAAGATAATAAACAAGCAGAAACGCTACTATTAGATAATGCAGTTTCCGTAGATACCCTGCCTGATTTTTTTGAAGGTAGTTGCTCCGTTCAAGATGCAGCCGCCCAACAAGCGGCCAGATTATTAGGCGCAATGGACGGTGAAAAAATACTAGATGCTTGTGCGGCACCTGGCGGTAAAACAGCTCACATTTTAGAAATGGCGAATGTTGAATGTGATGCCTTAGATATTGATGAAAAACGTTTAAACCGTGTTAGTCAAACGATGCAACGATTAAATTTAAACTGTAATATTTTACAAGGTGACGCCAGCAAAAATGATTGGTGGGACGGTCAACAGTATGACCGGATTTTGTTAGATGCTCCATGTTCTGCAACAGGCGTCATTCGTCGGCATCCTGATATTTTATATCTTAGAAAAGATTCAGATATCAAAGCTTTAAGCGAACTCCAGCAAGAAATTTTAAAAAACATGTGGTCATTATTAAAACCAGGCGGCGTACTATTATACGCAACGTGTTCAATACTACCTGATGAAAATAAAAAACAAATTACGCAGTTTTTAAATTCACAACAAGATGCCAAACTCGACCCTATATTTAGCAGTGAAAATATAGAAGATCCAGGCTGGCAAATATTACCCGGCAGTCAAAATATGGATGGGTTTTATTACGCTCGTTTAATCAAACAATCATAA
- a CDS encoding DUF2489 domain-containing protein yields the protein MQTWIIILLITASLILIALAFYAGKLLFQLKAQNKAVQKAREDRDNNIIESIRTIAQAIESEQCETSEGAMRLAVLFDHLSNSTTANYPQQYPWVHQLNDKIKHLAILEARKALPKKERMKQDLERYKAEAECKDAVKTEATKIAQFSM from the coding sequence ATGCAAACTTGGATTATTATTTTATTAATTACCGCCAGCCTAATTTTAATCGCATTAGCTTTTTACGCTGGCAAATTATTGTTTCAATTAAAAGCTCAAAATAAAGCCGTTCAAAAGGCGCGAGAAGATCGTGACAATAACATTATTGAAAGCATAAGAACCATAGCTCAAGCCATTGAATCAGAGCAATGTGAAACCAGTGAAGGCGCAATGCGCTTAGCGGTATTATTTGATCACCTGTCAAATTCAACAACCGCTAATTACCCACAACAATACCCTTGGGTTCATCAATTAAATGATAAAATAAAACATCTAGCTATTTTAGAAGCGCGTAAAGCTTTGCCGAAAAAAGAGCGAATGAAGCAAGATTTAGAACGTTACAAGGCTGAAGCCGAGTGTAAAGACGCAGTCAAAACCGAAGCAACTAAGATAGCCCAATTTTCGATGTAA
- the def gene encoding peptide deformylase gives MSIYQVLKYPDERLRTVAKPVAEVTAEVKQICDNMIETMYQAQGVGLASTQVDVIERIFVADCSEDQDQPLVFINPEIIAKKGERIHEEGCLSFPGVYAKVERADEVTVTALDKNGEQFTMDADGLMAICIQHELDHLDGKLFVDYLSPLKRQMIRKKLDKEAKLAAR, from the coding sequence ATGTCAATTTATCAAGTATTAAAATATCCAGACGAACGATTACGCACTGTCGCAAAACCAGTTGCTGAAGTAACAGCTGAAGTAAAACAGATTTGTGACAATATGATCGAAACCATGTATCAAGCCCAAGGTGTAGGCTTAGCCTCAACTCAAGTTGATGTTATTGAAAGAATTTTTGTTGCTGATTGCAGCGAAGATCAAGATCAGCCTTTGGTATTTATTAATCCTGAAATTATCGCAAAAAAAGGCGAACGTATTCATGAAGAAGGCTGCCTCTCGTTTCCAGGAGTTTATGCCAAAGTAGAACGAGCAGACGAAGTGACAGTCACTGCCTTAGATAAAAATGGTGAACAATTTACCATGGACGCCGATGGTTTAATGGCAATTTGCATTCAGCACGAACTTGACCATTTAGATGGCAAACTATTTGTTGATTATTTATCGCCGTTAAAGCGTCAAATGATCCGTAAAAAATTAGATAAAGAAGCCAAGCTGGCTGCCCGATAA
- a CDS encoding diacylglycerol kinase — protein MTEQHNVPTLKPNGSGLSRIIKATSCSFKGLKAAFKHEAAFRQELLLCLALVPIALLTSESLTRFMALISVLILVLIVELINSAIEATVDRISLEHHKLAGRAKDMGSAAVSLSLLTALIVWLGHIYLTIFN, from the coding sequence ATGACCGAACAACATAATGTCCCCACACTAAAACCAAACGGCAGTGGCTTAAGTAGAATCATTAAAGCCACTAGTTGCTCTTTTAAAGGTTTAAAAGCCGCATTCAAACATGAAGCCGCCTTTCGCCAAGAGCTATTGCTTTGCTTAGCATTAGTTCCAATTGCATTGCTAACCAGTGAATCTTTAACTCGATTTATGGCGCTCATTTCGGTTTTAATTTTGGTTTTAATCGTCGAGTTAATCAACTCAGCAATTGAAGCAACAGTTGATAGAATCAGTTTAGAACATCACAAACTGGCAGGCCGAGCAAAAGATATGGGCTCAGCAGCCGTTTCTCTGAGTTTATTAACTGCCCTAATCGTTTGGCTGGGGCATATTTATTTAACCATTTTTAACTAG
- the dprA gene encoding DNA-processing protein DprA, with protein sequence MQTDAIDTLTSHWLAVKQIKGLRVSQLLKILEFKSLPELFASDSTSLAGYGFKPEQINTINHINFAEIERLLNWQRQHSSHHIIHYQSEAYPERLKQISSPPLVLFAIGEPELLNQAQVALVGSRSASLYGQDNAFQFAKALTQNGLVVTSGFAAGIDGHAHKGALEANGKTIAVLGTGPDVIYPKRNFQLYQKIIDSGLVVSEFPPGTQARAQHFPRRNRIISGLSLGVLVVEAALKSGSLITAKFALEQNREIFAIPSSIHDPRSKGCHQLIQQGAKLVQTIEDLLEELPEHAKTVNLSLFSQNNEKNNKENFTSNELLVKLDYEVTSIDELVERTQQPVDMVLSQLLDLELQGLIAATSGGYIRLRRE encoded by the coding sequence ATGCAAACGGATGCAATTGATACATTAACATCGCACTGGCTTGCGGTTAAGCAAATCAAAGGGTTAAGAGTTAGTCAGCTTTTAAAAATATTAGAATTCAAAAGCTTACCTGAGCTATTTGCAAGTGATTCGACATCGTTAGCGGGTTATGGATTTAAGCCTGAGCAAATTAATACCATTAATCATATTAATTTTGCTGAAATTGAACGTTTACTGAATTGGCAGCGACAACATTCCAGCCATCATATTATTCATTATCAAAGTGAAGCCTATCCTGAGCGACTAAAACAAATAAGTTCACCACCTCTGGTTTTGTTTGCTATTGGTGAGCCTGAGTTGTTAAACCAAGCTCAAGTAGCTTTAGTTGGTAGCCGTAGTGCTTCACTTTATGGGCAAGACAATGCTTTCCAATTTGCCAAAGCATTAACTCAAAATGGACTGGTAGTAACCAGCGGTTTTGCTGCAGGCATTGATGGCCATGCACACAAAGGGGCACTTGAAGCGAATGGTAAAACCATTGCAGTATTAGGAACAGGCCCTGATGTAATTTACCCTAAACGCAATTTTCAGCTATATCAAAAAATTATAGACTCAGGTCTGGTTGTATCGGAATTTCCTCCAGGAACTCAAGCTAGAGCTCAGCACTTTCCTAGGCGAAATAGAATCATTAGTGGGTTAAGTTTAGGCGTTTTAGTGGTAGAGGCGGCGTTAAAAAGCGGTTCGCTCATTACGGCTAAATTTGCGTTAGAACAAAATCGAGAAATATTTGCTATCCCAAGTAGTATTCACGACCCTAGAAGTAAAGGTTGTCACCAATTGATCCAACAAGGCGCTAAATTAGTACAAACTATAGAAGACTTGCTCGAAGAGTTGCCGGAACATGCTAAGACGGTAAATTTATCGCTTTTTTCTCAAAATAATGAAAAAAATAATAAAGAAAACTTCACAAGTAACGAATTGTTGGTTAAGTTAGATTATGAGGTGACTTCGATTGATGAGTTAGTCGAAAGGACACAACAACCCGTCGATATGGTTTTATCTCAACTTCTGGATCTTGAATTACAAGGTCTCATTGCTGCTACTTCGGGTGGTTACATTCGATTGAGGAGGGAATAG
- the yihI gene encoding Der GTPase-activating protein YihI: MTRIKKTRKLGSLGPRKAEIRPEKNTHSTKKSERKGLKPGARNAQSQTNFADAGHQQTPKDERIGSKTPISLNPEPAQTANQSPIHKQPQAKVNKNKKAVEPTQAWQQELLALEDNEALQTLLTRYENDEKLTATELTELNKKMARYAWLMEKLGLNETPQDDDEALLNEWENSQLEDKDF, encoded by the coding sequence ATGACTCGCATAAAAAAAACACGCAAACTAGGCTCTTTAGGCCCAAGAAAAGCTGAAATCAGACCTGAAAAAAATACACACAGTACAAAAAAATCAGAGCGTAAGGGCTTAAAACCAGGCGCTAGAAATGCGCAATCACAAACTAACTTCGCAGATGCTGGTCACCAGCAAACACCAAAAGATGAGCGAATTGGTAGTAAAACGCCTATAAGCTTAAATCCTGAACCTGCTCAAACAGCAAATCAATCGCCTATCCACAAACAGCCACAAGCTAAAGTGAATAAGAATAAAAAAGCGGTAGAGCCAACTCAAGCATGGCAACAAGAATTACTCGCCTTGGAAGATAACGAGGCACTACAAACATTGTTAACTCGTTATGAGAACGATGAAAAACTCACAGCAACAGAACTCACTGAGCTGAATAAAAAAATGGCTCGTTATGCTTGGTTAATGGAAAAATTAGGTTTGAACGAAACGCCACAAGATGATGACGAAGCGCTCCTAAATGAGTGGGAAAACAGCCAACTAGAAGATAAAGATTTTTAA
- the trkA gene encoding Trk system potassium transporter TrkA translates to MKIIILGAGQVGATLAENLVGEHKSKNDITLVDNDASRLHELQDKLDIQVITGHASHPDVLRRAGAEDADLLVAVTNSDETNMVACQIAYTLYHTPNKIARIRSHQYTRYRQQLFHNHDMPVDNIISPEQLVTKYIKRLIDYPGALQVMGFAGGKASLVAVKAYYGGMLVGHALSALRDHMPNVETRVAAIYRQGKPIRPLGTTVIEADDEVFFIAATKHIRAVMSELQKLEASYKRIMIAGGGNIGEGLARQLESNHKVKLIERNPERAAYLSEHLENTIVFCGDASDPELLSEEHIEQVDVFIAVTNDDEANIMAAMLAKRLGAQKTMVLIQHGAYVDLVQGGEIDIAISPQQATISALLTYVRKGDIVNVYSLRRGAAEAIEAIAHGDKETSKVVGRAIKEIKLPPGTTIGAIVRKDEVIIAHNNTVIESNDHVILFLVEKKYVNDVEKLFQPSAIFF, encoded by the coding sequence ATGAAAATAATAATATTAGGCGCAGGTCAAGTAGGTGCAACTTTAGCTGAAAACCTAGTCGGTGAACACAAAAGTAAAAACGACATAACTCTTGTTGACAATGACGCCTCAAGGCTTCACGAATTACAAGATAAACTCGATATTCAGGTAATCACCGGCCATGCCAGTCACCCAGATGTGTTACGCCGAGCAGGGGCTGAAGACGCCGATTTACTCGTAGCCGTCACTAACAGTGATGAAACCAACATGGTTGCCTGCCAAATTGCTTATACCTTGTATCATACGCCAAATAAAATTGCCCGAATTCGCTCGCACCAATACACCCGATACCGTCAGCAATTATTTCATAACCATGATATGCCAGTTGATAATATTATTTCACCCGAGCAACTGGTCACCAAATATATAAAGCGTTTAATTGACTATCCGGGTGCACTGCAAGTCATGGGGTTTGCCGGCGGTAAAGCCAGTTTAGTAGCAGTAAAAGCTTATTACGGCGGCATGTTAGTAGGACACGCGCTTTCGGCATTACGAGATCATATGCCAAATGTAGAAACCCGAGTTGCAGCTATTTATCGACAAGGCAAACCCATTCGCCCGTTAGGTACCACAGTGATAGAAGCCGATGATGAGGTTTTTTTCATCGCGGCAACTAAACACATACGAGCTGTGATGAGTGAGCTACAAAAACTCGAAGCTTCATATAAACGAATTATGATTGCAGGCGGTGGTAATATTGGTGAAGGATTAGCAAGACAACTGGAAAGCAATCATAAAGTTAAACTAATTGAAAGAAACCCCGAGCGCGCTGCCTATTTGTCTGAGCACCTTGAAAATACCATCGTATTTTGTGGTGATGCATCTGATCCAGAGCTGCTTAGCGAAGAGCATATAGAGCAAGTTGACGTTTTTATTGCCGTTACCAATGATGATGAAGCAAACATTATGGCAGCCATGTTAGCAAAACGTTTAGGTGCACAAAAAACCATGGTTCTCATTCAGCATGGTGCTTATGTCGATTTAGTGCAAGGGGGCGAAATTGATATAGCGATATCGCCACAACAAGCCACCATATCTGCCCTACTAACTTATGTTCGTAAAGGGGATATTGTAAATGTTTACTCACTACGCCGTGGCGCGGCAGAAGCAATAGAAGCCATAGCACATGGTGATAAAGAAACCTCAAAAGTGGTAGGCCGAGCCATAAAAGAAATTAAACTACCACCTGGCACAACAATAGGTGCAATAGTGCGTAAAGATGAAGTGATTATTGCGCACAATAATACGGTGATAGAATCAAATGACCATGTAATTTTGTTTTTGGTAGAGAAAAAATACGTCAATGATGTTGAAAAGCTCTTCCAACCTTCCGCTATCTTTTTCTAA